A genomic stretch from Pseudomonas sp. MUP55 includes:
- a CDS encoding LTA synthase family protein, whose amino-acid sequence MGFPKTAPMRYLLLITGTWLVVFLLTRSVLLITHLDEVSGNLLPVFGVGLLYDLGFLAYAALPLGLYLLLCPPALWRRRGHRWFLQGLLTVSLFAMLFTSVAEWLFWDEFGVRFNFIAVDYLVYSDEVLNNLLESYPIGKLLSLLAMLALILSVVLRKPFNAAIAAPLPVLRGRLVSALALLVVAGLSLQLISQDSPRTQGGNAYNNELASNGPYQFFAAFRNNELDYTQFYKSLPTEVVAKQLRAELSEPNARFVDQDPLDIRRAITNPGTLRKPNIVLVTIESFSAKYMGSNGDERNLTPNLDALRKQSLFFNNFYATGTRTDRGLEAITLAIPPTPGRSIVKRIGRESGFASLGQQLSAIGYDSVFVYGGRGYFDNMNAFFSGNGYRVVDQSSVPEAEISFKNAWGMADEDLYKQTLKLADADYAKQQPFLLQLMTTSNHRPYTYPDGRIDIKSGKGRDGAVKYTDYAIGQFLDAARQKPWFDNTIFVFVADHTAGSAGKEDLPITNYQIPLFIYAPKLIDARENAQLASQIDLAPTLLGLINLSYESTFFGRNLLQDNPLPPRVVVGNYQHLGLFDGTNLAILSPRKGLRRHDQALGDSQELRVGSDDPLIQRAITYYQAASYGYKQQLLSWRAPKEEAPALSTR is encoded by the coding sequence ATGGGTTTTCCAAAAACCGCGCCTATGCGCTATTTGCTGTTGATAACCGGCACCTGGCTGGTTGTGTTCCTGCTCACCCGCAGCGTGCTGCTCATCACTCACCTGGATGAGGTGAGCGGCAACCTGCTGCCGGTGTTCGGCGTGGGGTTGCTCTACGACCTCGGTTTCCTGGCCTATGCGGCGCTGCCGCTGGGGCTGTACCTGTTGCTGTGCCCGCCTGCCCTGTGGCGCCGCCGCGGTCACCGCTGGTTCCTGCAAGGGCTGCTTACGGTAAGCCTGTTCGCGATGCTGTTCACCTCGGTGGCCGAATGGCTGTTCTGGGATGAATTCGGCGTGCGCTTCAACTTTATCGCCGTGGATTACCTGGTGTATTCCGACGAGGTGTTGAACAACCTGTTGGAGTCCTACCCCATCGGCAAGCTCCTCAGCCTGCTGGCGATGCTCGCGCTGATCCTCAGCGTGGTACTGCGCAAGCCTTTCAACGCGGCAATCGCCGCGCCTTTGCCGGTGCTGCGTGGCCGCTTGGTGAGTGCCCTGGCGTTGCTGGTGGTCGCCGGCCTCAGTCTGCAGTTGATCAGCCAGGACAGCCCGCGCACCCAAGGCGGCAACGCGTACAACAACGAGCTGGCCAGCAATGGCCCTTATCAGTTCTTTGCCGCGTTCCGTAACAACGAACTGGACTACACACAGTTCTATAAAAGTCTGCCAACCGAGGTGGTCGCGAAGCAACTGCGCGCCGAACTCAGTGAGCCTAATGCGCGCTTCGTCGACCAGGACCCACTGGATATCCGCCGCGCCATCACCAACCCCGGCACGCTGCGCAAACCCAATATCGTGCTGGTCACCATCGAGAGCTTCAGCGCCAAATACATGGGCAGCAACGGCGATGAGCGCAACCTCACGCCCAACCTCGATGCGCTGCGCAAACAGAGCCTGTTCTTCAATAACTTCTACGCCACCGGTACGCGTACCGACCGAGGCCTGGAAGCCATCACCCTGGCGATTCCCCCGACGCCCGGGCGCTCGATCGTCAAGCGCATCGGCCGCGAAAGCGGTTTCGCCAGCCTGGGCCAGCAGCTCTCCGCGATTGGCTACGACAGCGTGTTCGTCTACGGCGGGCGCGGCTATTTCGACAACATGAACGCGTTTTTCAGCGGCAATGGCTACCGCGTCGTCGACCAGAGCAGCGTGCCCGAAGCGGAAATCTCGTTCAAAAATGCCTGGGGCATGGCCGACGAGGACCTCTACAAACAAACCCTGAAACTGGCCGACGCCGACTACGCCAAGCAGCAGCCGTTCCTGCTGCAATTGATGACCACCTCCAACCACCGTCCCTACACCTACCCGGACGGGCGTATTGATATCAAATCCGGCAAGGGCCGCGACGGCGCGGTGAAATACACCGACTACGCCATCGGCCAGTTCCTCGACGCCGCGCGCCAGAAGCCCTGGTTCGATAACACGATCTTCGTATTCGTCGCCGACCACACCGCCGGCAGCGCAGGCAAGGAAGACCTGCCCATCACCAACTACCAGATACCGCTGTTCATCTATGCACCCAAGCTGATCGACGCCCGAGAAAACGCGCAACTGGCCAGCCAGATCGACCTGGCGCCCACGCTGCTGGGCCTGATCAACCTGAGCTACGAATCAACGTTCTTTGGCCGCAACCTGCTGCAGGACAATCCGCTGCCACCGCGGGTGGTGGTCGGCAACTACCAGCACCTGGGCCTGTTTGACGGGACCAACCTGGCGATCCTCAGCCCGCGCAAAGGCCTGCGTCGCCATGACCAGGCGCTGGGTGACAGCCAGGAACTGCGCGTGGGCAGCGATGACCCGTTGATCCAACGGGCCATCACTTACTACCAGGCCGCCAGCTATGGCTACAAACAACAACTGCTGAGCTGGAGAGCCCCCAAGGAAGAGGCCCCAGCCCTGAGCACACGCTAA
- a CDS encoding phosphatase PAP2 family protein yields MNPPASLPVSKPLNFWLCLGLPAGAALALLLLQLTSLDMDLAKRFYDAEQGGFIGRYSFFLEDILHDRAKQLVILFSVLAILGLVGSFILQRLKPYRRELVCLVLSLGLATAYVAPLKTVTAVQCPWSLKEFGGQETYSELLSPRPPTDKPGRCWPGGHAATGFALFAWFFALRDRRPRMARNAFIFAVALGSVFSVSRMLQGAHFFSHNVWTAIFCWLICLGLYCLLLYRPLRTASPV; encoded by the coding sequence ATGAATCCCCCCGCCTCTCTTCCCGTTTCAAAACCGCTGAATTTCTGGCTGTGTCTGGGCCTGCCTGCCGGCGCTGCACTGGCCTTGCTGCTGCTGCAGCTGACCTCGCTGGACATGGACCTGGCCAAGCGTTTCTACGACGCCGAGCAGGGCGGTTTCATCGGCCGCTACAGCTTTTTTCTCGAAGACATCCTGCATGACCGGGCCAAGCAACTGGTGATCCTGTTCTCGGTACTGGCGATCCTCGGGCTGGTCGGCAGTTTCATCCTGCAGCGACTCAAGCCTTATCGCCGCGAGCTGGTGTGCCTGGTGCTTTCCCTGGGATTGGCGACGGCCTATGTGGCGCCATTGAAAACCGTCACCGCCGTGCAATGCCCGTGGAGCCTCAAGGAATTCGGCGGCCAGGAGACCTACAGCGAACTGCTCAGCCCTCGCCCGCCTACCGACAAGCCTGGGCGCTGCTGGCCGGGCGGGCATGCGGCGACCGGGTTTGCCTTGTTCGCCTGGTTCTTTGCACTGCGCGATCGCCGGCCACGCATGGCGCGCAACGCCTTTATCTTTGCGGTGGCCTTGGGCAGCGTCTTTTCCGTCAGCCGCATGCTGCAAGGGGCGCACTTTTTTTCCCACAATGTGTGGACGGCAATCTTCTGCTGGTTGATCTGCCTGGGCCTGTATTGCCTGCTGCTGTACCGGCCATTGAGGACCGCTTCTCCCGTTTGA
- the groL gene encoding chaperonin GroEL (60 kDa chaperone family; promotes refolding of misfolded polypeptides especially under stressful conditions; forms two stacked rings of heptamers to form a barrel-shaped 14mer; ends can be capped by GroES; misfolded proteins enter the barrel where they are refolded when GroES binds), with product MAAKEVKFGDSARKKMLTGVNVLADAVKATLGPKGRNVIIEKSFGAPTITKDGVSVAKEIELEDRFENMGAQLVKDVASRANDDAGDGTTTATVLAQAIVNEGYKAVAAGMNPMDLKRGIDKATIAIVAELKNLSKPCADTKAIAQVGTISANSDSSIGDIIAEAMEKVGKEGVITVEEGSGLENELSVVEGMQFDRGYLSPYFVNKPDTMVAELDSPLILLVDKKISNIREMLPVLEAVAKAGRPLLIVSEDVEGEALATLVVNNMRGIVKVAAVKAPGFGDRRKAMLQDIAVLTGGTVISEEIGLSLESATLENLGSAKRVTISKENTIIVDGAGVEGDIESRIAQIRAQVAETSSDYDREKLQERLAKLSGGVAVIKVGAGSEVEMKEKKARVEDALHATRAAVEEGVVPGGGVALIRALEALTNLTGDNADQNVGIAVLRRAVEAPLRQIAANSGDEPSVVVNEVKNGKGNYGYNAATGVYGDMIEMGILDPTKVTRSALQAAASIGGLILTTEAAIADKPKAEGAAGGGMPDMGGMGGMGGMM from the coding sequence ATGGCTGCTAAAGAAGTTAAATTCGGCGACTCCGCCCGCAAGAAAATGCTCACCGGTGTCAACGTCCTGGCTGACGCAGTAAAAGCGACCCTGGGCCCGAAAGGCCGTAACGTGATCATCGAGAAGAGCTTCGGCGCTCCGACCATCACCAAGGACGGCGTTTCCGTAGCCAAAGAAATCGAACTGGAAGACCGTTTCGAAAACATGGGCGCGCAGCTGGTCAAAGACGTTGCCTCCCGTGCCAACGATGACGCTGGCGACGGCACCACCACCGCTACCGTTCTGGCTCAGGCCATCGTCAACGAAGGCTACAAGGCCGTCGCTGCCGGCATGAACCCGATGGACCTCAAGCGCGGTATCGACAAGGCGACTATCGCCATCGTTGCCGAGCTGAAAAACCTGTCCAAGCCATGCGCTGACACCAAGGCTATCGCTCAGGTAGGTACCATCTCCGCCAACTCCGACAGCTCCATCGGCGACATCATTGCCGAAGCCATGGAAAAAGTCGGTAAAGAAGGCGTGATCACCGTTGAAGAAGGCTCGGGCCTGGAAAACGAACTGTCGGTTGTAGAAGGCATGCAGTTCGACCGTGGCTACCTGTCCCCGTACTTCGTCAACAAGCCAGACACCATGGTTGCCGAGCTGGACAGCCCGCTGATCCTGCTGGTCGACAAGAAGATCTCCAACATCCGCGAAATGCTGCCAGTACTGGAAGCCGTTGCCAAAGCCGGCCGTCCATTGCTGATCGTTTCCGAAGACGTTGAAGGCGAAGCTCTGGCGACGCTGGTTGTGAACAACATGCGTGGCATCGTCAAAGTCGCAGCCGTCAAGGCTCCAGGCTTCGGCGACCGTCGCAAGGCCATGCTGCAGGACATCGCCGTATTGACCGGCGGTACCGTTATCTCCGAAGAGATCGGCCTGAGCCTGGAAAGCGCCACCCTGGAAAACCTGGGTAGCGCCAAGCGCGTGACCATCTCCAAGGAAAACACCATCATCGTTGACGGTGCTGGCGTTGAAGGCGACATCGAATCGCGTATCGCTCAGATCCGTGCCCAGGTTGCCGAGACTTCCTCGGACTACGACCGTGAAAAACTGCAAGAGCGTCTGGCCAAGCTGTCCGGCGGCGTTGCAGTGATCAAGGTTGGCGCTGGTTCCGAAGTTGAAATGAAAGAGAAGAAGGCCCGCGTTGAAGACGCCCTGCACGCAACCCGTGCAGCCGTTGAAGAAGGCGTGGTACCTGGCGGTGGCGTTGCGCTGATCCGTGCTCTGGAAGCCCTGACCAATCTGACCGGCGACAACGCTGACCAGAACGTCGGTATCGCTGTACTGCGTCGTGCCGTTGAAGCACCGCTGCGCCAGATCGCTGCCAACTCCGGCGACGAGCCAAGCGTTGTGGTCAACGAAGTCAAGAACGGCAAAGGTAACTACGGTTACAACGCTGCGACTGGCGTGTACGGCGACATGATCGAAATGGGCATCCTGGACCCAACCAAGGTGACCCGTTCCGCGCTGCAGGCGGCAGCCTCCATCGGTGGCCTGATCCTGACTACCGAAGCTGCTATCGCTGACAAGCCGAAGGCTGAAGGCGCAGCTGGCGGCGGTATGCCAGACATGGGCGGCATGGGTGGCATGGGCGGCATGATGTAA
- a CDS encoding co-chaperone GroES — protein sequence MKLRPLHDRVVIRRSEEEKKTAGGIVLPGSAAEKANHGVILAAGPGKALENGEVRALAVKVGDKVVFGPYSGSNTVKVDGEDLLVMAENEILAVLED from the coding sequence ATGAAGCTTCGTCCTCTGCATGACCGCGTCGTCATCCGTCGCAGTGAAGAAGAAAAGAAAACCGCTGGCGGCATCGTCCTGCCAGGTTCGGCTGCTGAAAAAGCCAACCACGGTGTGATTCTGGCTGCAGGCCCAGGCAAGGCCCTGGAAAACGGTGAAGTACGTGCGCTGGCCGTGAAAGTGGGTGACAAGGTTGTTTTCGGCCCTTACTCCGGCAGCAACACTGTGAAAGTCGACGGCGAAGACTTGCTGGTAATGGCTGAGAACGAAATTCTCGCCGTACTGGAAGACTGA
- a CDS encoding FxsA family protein: protein MRPFLLLFLLFPVLELFVFVQVSGAIGFFPALLLIILGSMLGVLVLRVAGLATALRARDSLNRGELPAQTMLEGLMMALAGGLLILPGFISDVVGLVMLLPVTRKLLAGKMRQRAEEAALRQRAFADDLQSRGGPAPRQPLGREGDVIEGEFEHRDSK, encoded by the coding sequence ATGCGCCCTTTTTTGCTGCTTTTTCTCTTGTTCCCGGTGCTGGAGCTGTTCGTATTCGTTCAAGTCAGCGGTGCGATCGGATTTTTCCCGGCACTGCTGCTGATCATTCTCGGCTCGATGCTCGGCGTTCTGGTGCTGCGCGTCGCCGGCCTGGCCACGGCGCTGCGTGCCCGTGACAGCCTGAACCGCGGCGAACTGCCCGCCCAGACCATGCTCGAAGGCCTGATGATGGCGCTGGCCGGTGGCCTGTTGATCCTGCCCGGCTTTATCAGCGACGTGGTCGGCTTGGTCATGCTGCTGCCGGTTACCCGTAAACTGCTGGCGGGCAAGATGCGCCAGCGCGCCGAAGAAGCGGCCCTGCGCCAGCGCGCCTTTGCCGACGATCTGCAATCCCGCGGTGGCCCGGCCCCGCGCCAGCCCCTGGGGCGTGAAGGCGATGTGATCGAAGGCGAGTTCGAACACCGCGACAGCAAATAA
- a CDS encoding HugZ family protein codes for MSAHVASNARELLLKEYRGALATLSKAMPGFPFGSVVPYCLDEHGRPLILISRIAQHTHNLQKDPKCSLLVGEREADDVQAVGRLTYLAQAEKLEDAAAIEAAAERYYRYFPESANYHKAHDFDFWVLQPVRHRYIGGFGAIHWVDQITLANPFAGKAEHSMIEHMNSDHAKAIAHYVDLAGLPKTEPAHLVGIDSEGMHLRIGQSLHWLPFAESCNTPTQVREALVSLAHAEIWPKKSDVSA; via the coding sequence TTGAGCGCGCACGTTGCCAGCAACGCCCGAGAGCTGTTGCTCAAGGAGTACCGTGGGGCCTTGGCCACACTGTCCAAAGCCATGCCCGGTTTTCCCTTCGGTTCGGTCGTGCCGTACTGCCTCGACGAGCACGGTCGCCCGCTGATCCTGATCAGTCGCATCGCCCAGCACACCCATAACCTGCAAAAAGACCCCAAGTGCTCGCTGCTGGTCGGTGAACGCGAGGCCGACGACGTACAGGCCGTGGGGCGCCTGACCTACCTGGCGCAAGCCGAGAAGCTGGAGGACGCCGCTGCCATCGAAGCCGCCGCCGAGCGCTACTACCGCTACTTCCCCGAGTCGGCCAACTACCACAAGGCCCACGACTTCGATTTCTGGGTACTTCAGCCGGTGCGCCACCGGTATATCGGTGGGTTTGGCGCGATTCACTGGGTCGACCAGATCACCTTGGCCAATCCGTTCGCGGGCAAGGCCGAGCACAGCATGATCGAGCACATGAACAGCGATCACGCCAAGGCCATCGCCCATTACGTCGACCTCGCCGGTTTACCGAAGACCGAACCGGCACACCTGGTGGGTATCGACAGCGAAGGCATGCACCTGCGCATCGGCCAGTCCCTGCATTGGTTGCCGTTTGCCGAGTCCTGCAACACGCCGACACAAGTGCGCGAAGCCCTGGTTTCATTGGCTCACGCCGAGATCTGGCCGAAAAAATCAGACGTTAGCGCTTGA
- a CDS encoding DUF481 domain-containing protein, with protein MLSRTLLCLAVLSASTPLLADTVWLKNGDRLTGKIKVFDGGKLLIQTSYGGSIPVDWKQVKTLESDQELLVKQDAYSGEKAKSLKPAEDGKVVLANGEAPKTVDLASIQQIIKPKPVIEDLVWKGNVDLALDYKRADKDTNDYDVDFKTSARHGQWRHTGKGEYNREFQDDVTTTDNWSLEYDLDRFITEHWFWQGRLTYKRDKVEDLARQRTVGTGPGYQFWDDELGAFSLGSLVNRTDYEYADGGKDNFYSLAMKWNYNRYLVGKTVEFFTNGELGKPLDGPADYALDAEMGLRYKVTEWASLNLKAERDVISGDSDSSLSKTRYTAGFGVAW; from the coding sequence ATGTTGTCCAGAACCCTGCTGTGCCTCGCTGTTCTCAGTGCCTCCACGCCCTTGCTCGCCGACACCGTCTGGTTGAAGAACGGTGATCGCCTGACCGGCAAGATCAAAGTCTTCGACGGCGGCAAACTGCTGATCCAGACCAGCTACGGCGGCTCGATCCCGGTGGACTGGAAGCAGGTCAAAACCCTGGAGAGCGACCAGGAACTGCTGGTCAAGCAGGACGCCTACAGCGGTGAAAAGGCCAAGTCCCTCAAGCCTGCCGAAGATGGCAAGGTCGTACTGGCCAACGGCGAAGCGCCCAAGACCGTGGACCTGGCCAGCATCCAGCAGATCATCAAGCCCAAGCCTGTGATCGAGGACCTGGTCTGGAAGGGCAACGTCGACCTGGCGCTGGACTACAAGCGCGCCGACAAAGACACCAACGACTATGACGTCGACTTCAAGACCTCGGCCCGTCACGGCCAGTGGCGCCATACCGGCAAGGGCGAATACAACCGCGAGTTCCAGGACGACGTCACCACCACCGACAACTGGTCCCTGGAATACGACCTGGACCGCTTTATCACCGAGCACTGGTTCTGGCAGGGCCGCCTGACCTACAAGCGCGACAAGGTCGAAGACCTGGCACGCCAGCGCACCGTCGGTACCGGCCCGGGCTATCAGTTCTGGGACGACGAGCTGGGCGCGTTTTCCCTCGGCTCGCTGGTCAACCGCACCGATTACGAATACGCCGATGGCGGCAAGGACAACTTCTATTCCCTGGCCATGAAGTGGAACTACAACCGCTATCTGGTGGGCAAGACCGTGGAATTCTTCACCAACGGCGAGCTGGGCAAGCCTCTCGACGGCCCGGCTGACTATGCCCTGGATGCCGAGATGGGCCTGCGCTACAAGGTCACCGAATGGGCCTCGCTCAATCTCAAGGCGGAGCGCGACGTCATCAGCGGCGACTCCGACAGCAGCCTGAGCAAGACCCGTTACACCGCAGGCTTTGGCGTGGCCTGGTAA
- a CDS encoding MGMT family protein: MRRTALYLTLAQVPPGCVVSYGELAHLAGLGRAARWVGRTLSQLPGDTRLPWHRVLGAGGRISLPVGSASGDEQRARLRREGVTILNNRVDIQRHGWRPVEHSG; the protein is encoded by the coding sequence ATGCGCCGCACCGCGCTTTACTTGACGTTGGCGCAAGTGCCGCCAGGTTGCGTGGTGAGCTACGGCGAATTGGCGCACCTGGCAGGCTTGGGCCGTGCCGCGCGCTGGGTGGGGCGTACCTTGAGCCAGCTACCGGGGGACACTCGCCTGCCCTGGCATCGGGTGTTGGGTGCCGGCGGTCGGATAAGTCTGCCGGTGGGCAGTGCCTCAGGTGACGAGCAACGTGCGCGTTTACGTAGAGAAGGTGTCACTATCCTGAACAATCGCGTTGATATTCAGCGTCATGGCTGGCGCCCGGTAGAGCACAGCGGTTAG
- a CDS encoding AmpG family muropeptide MFS transporter, with product MPRKTWRAALAAYASPSTLVLLLLGFAAGLPYMLVFSTLSVWLREAGVARETIGYASLIGLAYAFKWVWSPLLDQWRLPLLGKLGRRRSWLVLAQSLVILGLIGMGFCDPQKHLSWLIAIAVVVAFASATQDIAVDAYRLEIADDSRQAALAASYMSGYRIAALLATAGALFFAEGFGSTGFNYKHSAWTGTYVLFGVLMVPALLTTLFMREPNVPLRTQLQAGRYSFVHQLVSVFVLIVLLVSVPAMFTQLYNTDFASVLFQGVSLWELLMEDRAFLRAILYILLTSLCLSAMGRRGLAPVLTPVNDFILRYRWQALLLLGLIATYRMSDTVMGVMANVFYIDQGFTKDQIAGVSKIFGLIMTLLGAGMGGLLIVRFGILPILFIGGVASAGTNLLFVMLADMGPDLQMLIVTISLDNFSSGLATSAFVAYLSSLTNLKFSATQYALLSSIMLLLPRLIGGYSGVMVEKFGYHNFFMITCLLGVPTLFLIALHWFQENRRIRLNPPQED from the coding sequence ATGCCCCGTAAAACCTGGCGCGCCGCGCTCGCCGCCTATGCCAGCCCCTCGACGTTAGTGCTGTTGTTGCTCGGTTTCGCTGCCGGCCTGCCTTATATGTTGGTGTTCTCGACGCTTTCCGTGTGGCTGCGTGAGGCGGGTGTTGCCCGCGAGACCATCGGTTATGCAAGCCTGATCGGGCTGGCCTACGCCTTCAAATGGGTCTGGTCGCCGCTGCTCGACCAATGGCGCCTGCCGTTGCTCGGTAAACTCGGGCGCCGGCGTTCCTGGCTGGTGCTTGCCCAGTCGCTGGTGATCCTCGGATTGATCGGCATGGGCTTTTGTGACCCGCAAAAACACCTGTCCTGGCTGATTGCTATTGCCGTTGTCGTTGCCTTCGCGTCGGCCACCCAGGACATCGCGGTCGATGCCTACCGCCTGGAAATTGCCGACGACAGCCGCCAGGCCGCCCTCGCCGCCAGCTACATGTCCGGTTACCGCATCGCCGCCCTGCTCGCCACGGCCGGTGCGCTGTTCTTTGCCGAAGGCTTCGGTTCCACCGGTTTCAACTATAAACACTCGGCGTGGACCGGCACTTACGTGCTGTTCGGCGTGTTGATGGTGCCGGCACTGCTCACCACCCTGTTCATGCGCGAACCCAACGTGCCGCTGCGCACCCAGCTGCAGGCCGGGCGCTACAGCTTCGTGCATCAGTTGGTGTCGGTGTTCGTGTTGATCGTGCTGCTGGTGTCGGTGCCGGCGATGTTTACCCAGCTGTACAACACCGATTTCGCCAGCGTGCTGTTCCAGGGCGTAAGCCTGTGGGAACTGCTGATGGAAGACCGCGCATTCCTGCGGGCCATCCTTTATATCCTGCTCACCAGCCTGTGCCTCTCGGCCATGGGCCGCCGTGGCCTGGCGCCGGTGCTGACGCCGGTCAACGACTTTATCCTGCGCTACCGCTGGCAGGCGTTGCTGCTGCTCGGGTTGATCGCCACCTACCGCATGTCCGACACGGTCATGGGCGTGATGGCCAACGTGTTCTATATCGACCAGGGCTTTACCAAGGACCAGATTGCCGGGGTCAGCAAGATCTTCGGCCTGATCATGACCCTGCTTGGCGCCGGCATGGGCGGCCTGTTGATCGTGCGGTTCGGTATTCTGCCGATCCTGTTCATCGGCGGCGTGGCCTCGGCCGGCACCAACCTGCTGTTCGTGATGCTCGCCGACATGGGCCCCGACCTGCAGATGCTGATCGTCACCATTTCCCTGGATAACTTCAGCTCGGGCCTGGCCACGTCGGCGTTTGTCGCGTACCTGTCGAGCCTGACCAACCTCAAGTTCTCCGCCACCCAGTACGCGCTGCTCAGCTCGATCATGCTGTTGCTGCCGCGCCTGATCGGCGGCTATTCCGGGGTGATGGTGGAGAAGTTCGGCTATCACAACTTCTTCATGATCACCTGCCTGCTGGGTGTGCCGACGCTGTTCCTGATTGCCTTGCACTGGTTCCAGGAGAACCGGCGCATTCGGTTGAATCCGCCACAGGAAGACTGA
- a CDS encoding proline--tRNA ligase, which yields MRTSQYLLATQKETPSDAVVISHQLMLRAGMIRKLASGLYTWLPMGLKVMRKVEAIVREEMNAAGSLEVLMPSTQPAELWQESGRWEEYGPELLRFKDRHGRDFCAGPTHEEVITDLMRNELSSYKQLPLNLYQIQTKFRDEIRPRFGLMRGREFIMKDAYSFHADQASLQATYDRMHQAYCNIFTRLGLKFRPVEADNGSIGGAGSHEFHVLAESGEDDIAFSNGSDYAANIEKAEAIPRETSRPAPTQELRLVDTPDTKTIAALVEKFNLPIEKTIKTLIVRAEEEGKLIALVIRGDHELNEIKAAQQPGVASPLVMATDAELRDAIGAGAGSLGPLNLPLPIIIDRSVELMSDFGIGANIDDKHYFGVNWERDLPVPTVADLRNVVAGDPSPDGKGTLEIKRGIEVGHIFQLGNKYSKAMKCEVLGENGKPITLDMGCYGIGVSRVVAAAIEQNNDEKGIIWSDALAPFQVALVPLRYETEQVREATDKLYAELTAAGFEVLLDDRDKKTSPGIKFADMELIGIPHRIVVSDRGLADGNLEYKSRTEAQAQPLPVADVLSFLQARIRR from the coding sequence ATGCGTACCAGTCAATATTTGCTCGCCACACAGAAAGAAACGCCTTCCGACGCGGTTGTGATCAGCCATCAGCTGATGCTGCGCGCCGGCATGATCCGCAAGCTGGCCTCTGGCCTGTACACCTGGCTGCCCATGGGCTTGAAGGTGATGCGCAAGGTCGAAGCCATCGTTCGTGAAGAAATGAACGCCGCCGGCTCTCTGGAAGTGTTGATGCCGAGCACTCAACCGGCTGAACTGTGGCAGGAATCCGGGCGCTGGGAAGAGTACGGCCCCGAGCTGCTGCGCTTCAAGGACCGTCACGGCCGCGACTTCTGCGCAGGTCCCACCCATGAAGAAGTCATCACCGACCTGATGCGCAACGAGTTGAGCAGCTATAAGCAGTTGCCGCTGAACCTGTATCAGATCCAGACCAAATTCCGTGATGAAATCCGCCCACGCTTCGGTTTGATGCGCGGCCGTGAATTCATCATGAAAGACGCCTATTCGTTCCACGCGGACCAGGCTTCCCTGCAGGCGACCTACGACCGCATGCACCAGGCCTACTGCAATATCTTCACGCGCCTGGGCCTGAAATTCCGTCCGGTTGAAGCGGACAACGGCTCCATCGGCGGTGCCGGCTCCCACGAATTCCACGTGCTGGCCGAGTCCGGCGAAGACGATATCGCGTTCAGCAACGGTTCGGACTACGCGGCGAACATCGAAAAAGCCGAAGCCATCCCACGGGAAACCTCGCGTCCAGCCCCGACGCAGGAACTACGCCTGGTCGATACCCCAGACACCAAGACCATCGCGGCCCTGGTGGAAAAATTCAATCTGCCGATTGAAAAGACCATCAAGACCCTGATCGTGCGCGCCGAAGAAGAAGGCAAGCTGATCGCTCTGGTGATCCGTGGCGACCACGAGCTCAACGAAATCAAGGCCGCCCAGCAACCTGGCGTGGCCAGCCCGCTGGTCATGGCCACCGATGCCGAACTGCGTGACGCCATCGGCGCCGGCGCCGGTTCCCTCGGCCCGCTGAACCTGCCGCTGCCGATCATCATCGACCGCTCGGTCGAGCTGATGAGCGACTTCGGTATCGGCGCGAACATCGACGACAAGCACTACTTCGGCGTGAACTGGGAACGCGACCTGCCGGTTCCGACCGTGGCCGACCTGCGCAACGTCGTGGCCGGCGACCCGAGCCCGGACGGCAAGGGCACCCTGGAGATCAAGCGCGGCATCGAAGTCGGGCACATCTTCCAGCTGGGCAACAAGTACAGCAAAGCGATGAAGTGCGAAGTGCTGGGCGAGAACGGCAAGCCGATCACCCTGGACATGGGCTGCTACGGCATTGGTGTGTCCCGTGTGGTCGCCGCCGCCATCGAGCAGAACAACGACGAGAAAGGCATCATCTGGAGCGACGCCCTGGCACCGTTCCAGGTGGCGCTGGTGCCGTTGCGCTACGAAACCGAGCAAGTGCGCGAAGCCACCGACAAACTGTATGCCGAACTGACGGCTGCCGGTTTTGAAGTGCTGCTCGATGACCGGGACAAGAAAACCAGCCCGGGCATCAAGTTCGCCGACATGGAACTGATTGGCATCCCCCACCGCATCGTGGTCAGTGACCGCGGTCTGGCCGATGGCAATCTGGAATACAAGAGCCGGACCGAAGCCCAAGCCCAACCGTTGCCGGTGGCTGACGTGCTGTCTTTCCTTCAGGCGCGTATTCGTCGCTGA